In Idiomarina sp. PL1-037, a single genomic region encodes these proteins:
- a CDS encoding MJ1255/VC2487 family glycosyltransferase: MKILYGIQGTGNGHLSRCHTMAKSLAKYNIDIDYLISGRDVANLFDMEVFGDYQWQQGLSFVTEKGRLRRRKTLLNNDWSQFWNDVKKLPVKNYDLVITDYEPVTAWAAKKAGVRCIGLGRQYAFQEPELFRRLSWWQKKLISSFAPCSEPVGMHWLSTGNAIPPVVRHEENNCGGLMQRVVVYLPFEDPRHVIEQLQPLDNYEFSFFHPLAKRESLGHIECYPPSRAEFAAHFNKASAILSNAGFETSCEALSQGKALAVKPLTGQFEQKWNAQILQEQGLAHVLKRIDSVSIDSWLTQRNPQRLYWPNVADELAQWISKGAQQPVAELSEGLWSRNEKTAV; encoded by the coding sequence ATGAAAATTCTTTATGGTATACAGGGAACCGGGAACGGCCATCTGAGCCGCTGTCACACCATGGCTAAGTCTCTTGCAAAATATAATATTGATATTGATTACCTGATATCGGGGCGTGATGTTGCGAATCTATTCGATATGGAGGTTTTCGGCGATTATCAGTGGCAGCAGGGTTTGTCTTTTGTCACTGAAAAAGGGCGGTTACGAAGACGTAAGACGTTGCTGAACAATGACTGGAGTCAGTTTTGGAACGATGTAAAAAAGTTACCGGTAAAAAATTACGACTTAGTGATCACCGATTATGAGCCCGTAACCGCCTGGGCGGCTAAGAAAGCCGGAGTGCGCTGTATTGGCTTGGGTCGTCAGTATGCGTTTCAGGAGCCTGAATTGTTCCGGCGCTTGTCCTGGTGGCAGAAAAAGCTGATATCGTCATTTGCGCCCTGTTCAGAGCCTGTCGGTATGCACTGGCTTTCAACCGGAAATGCGATACCCCCCGTGGTCAGGCATGAAGAAAATAACTGTGGTGGCTTAATGCAACGTGTGGTTGTGTATTTACCCTTTGAAGATCCTCGGCATGTGATTGAGCAATTGCAGCCTTTAGATAATTACGAGTTTTCTTTTTTTCACCCTTTGGCTAAGCGCGAGTCTTTAGGTCATATTGAGTGTTATCCACCTTCGAGAGCGGAGTTTGCCGCTCACTTCAATAAGGCGTCGGCTATTTTGTCTAATGCCGGGTTTGAAACCAGTTGTGAGGCTCTGAGCCAGGGCAAAGCGCTTGCAGTAAAACCTTTAACCGGTCAGTTTGAGCAAAAATGGAATGCGCAGATATTGCAGGAGCAGGGGTTGGCGCATGTCCTTAAGCGAATCGACAGTGTATCAATTGATAGCTGGTTAACCCAACGTAATCCGCAACGGCTATATTGGCCTAATGTTGCAGATGAACTAGCGCAGTGGATATCTAAGGGCGCTCAGCAGCCTGTTGCAGAACTGAGTGAAGGGTTGTGGTCCAGAAACGAAAAAACCGCCGTATAG
- a CDS encoding DUF2919 family protein, whose product MKKSGSEATSAGQRLVERARYLDKEGRASIPLSLLLVLLFEMRGYVAAIISLTFSEDRTRLLKLFYTSSEQFGLMLLIGLPALIVLLATTFVGEDKPNWANRLMRFAQPLLLLSLVFDAILISWLFIEQHGAFSFGRAAIVFSWFICAWYLIKSRHWRFYRQHLINIE is encoded by the coding sequence ATGAAAAAATCTGGCAGCGAGGCGACAAGCGCCGGGCAGCGATTGGTAGAGAGAGCACGATACCTGGATAAAGAGGGCCGGGCGAGTATCCCGCTCTCGCTCCTGCTGGTACTTCTATTTGAAATGCGTGGTTATGTCGCCGCCATCATATCTCTGACCTTTTCTGAAGACCGAACTCGATTATTGAAACTCTTCTACACCAGTTCAGAGCAATTTGGCCTGATGCTGCTGATAGGGCTGCCTGCTTTAATTGTTTTGCTGGCAACCACCTTTGTCGGCGAAGACAAACCTAACTGGGCAAATAGATTAATGCGTTTTGCGCAACCTCTGTTATTACTTTCTTTGGTTTTTGATGCGATACTTATTTCCTGGTTATTCATTGAACAGCATGGTGCTTTTTCATTTGGACGAGCCGCAATTGTTTTTAGTTGGTTTATTTGTGCTTGGTATTTAATAAAGTCCAGACATTGGCGCTTTTATCGACAGCATCTGATTAATATAGAATAA
- a CDS encoding MATE family efflux transporter, with translation MAAADASRSLISAPVGQKLWEMTWPVIFGVATLISFNVVDTFFISMLGTDPLAAVSFTFPVTFTVISLAIGLGIGTSAVIARKYGSDRPEEAHFDGFSALSVSAILVAALALFGYLLMDPVFSLLQAQERLMPLIREYMTLWYLGCVMLVTPMVGNAVLRAAGDTRTPSLIMASGGLANAIFDPILIFGLGPIPAMGIQGAALASVISWFSGVFLVFWLLRRNKLVSSKPPGGRLFIDAWIKSARGILKIGMPAASANMLTPLAMSVMTAIVASYGAPAVAAFGVGSRLESLASVIILALSMSLPPLISQNYGADRIDRVKEAYRTALKAVLAIQAVIYLLMLVTAHWIAQVFAEEQAVADIVKLFIYIMPLGYGLQGIIILTNSSFNAVHRPMNALWLSIIRLFVLFVPLSYLGSVLADLTGLFIGGVVANLFTAVIAYWWFSRELRRERG, from the coding sequence ATGGCAGCTGCCGACGCATCAAGAAGTCTTATCAGCGCGCCGGTAGGACAAAAACTCTGGGAAATGACCTGGCCGGTTATTTTCGGTGTGGCCACTCTAATTAGTTTCAATGTTGTCGATACCTTCTTTATCAGTATGCTCGGAACAGACCCTCTTGCGGCTGTCAGCTTTACCTTTCCCGTTACTTTCACCGTTATAAGCCTGGCCATAGGTTTAGGTATAGGCACTTCTGCCGTCATTGCCCGTAAATACGGCTCAGACAGGCCGGAAGAGGCTCATTTTGACGGTTTTTCTGCGCTCTCCGTATCCGCCATATTAGTTGCTGCGTTGGCACTCTTTGGCTATCTGCTGATGGACCCGGTTTTCAGTTTATTGCAGGCACAGGAACGGCTAATGCCGTTGATACGGGAGTATATGACGCTCTGGTATCTGGGCTGCGTGATGTTGGTTACGCCTATGGTTGGGAATGCGGTTCTGCGAGCCGCCGGTGACACACGAACACCATCGCTTATTATGGCTTCCGGCGGCTTAGCTAACGCGATTTTTGATCCTATTTTAATTTTTGGGCTGGGGCCTATTCCTGCCATGGGGATCCAGGGCGCAGCACTGGCGAGTGTCATCTCTTGGTTCAGCGGTGTTTTTTTAGTCTTCTGGTTGTTGCGCCGGAATAAACTGGTGTCTTCAAAACCGCCGGGCGGCAGATTGTTTATTGATGCCTGGATAAAGTCCGCCAGAGGTATTTTAAAAATAGGTATGCCGGCAGCCAGCGCCAATATGCTGACACCATTAGCTATGTCAGTGATGACTGCTATTGTCGCATCTTATGGTGCACCGGCCGTAGCAGCGTTCGGTGTCGGTTCCCGACTGGAGTCACTGGCCAGCGTCATTATACTGGCGTTGTCTATGTCACTGCCGCCATTAATTAGTCAGAATTACGGTGCAGATCGTATTGATCGGGTGAAAGAAGCCTACCGGACAGCGTTAAAAGCGGTGTTGGCCATTCAGGCGGTCATTTATTTACTGATGCTGGTAACCGCACACTGGATAGCTCAGGTATTTGCTGAAGAGCAAGCGGTTGCCGACATTGTTAAGCTCTTTATTTATATCATGCCTTTGGGTTACGGGTTGCAGGGTATTATTATACTGACCAATTCCAGCTTTAATGCTGTGCACCGGCCAATGAACGCGTTGTGGTTAAGTATCATTCGCTTATTTGTTTTATTCGTACCGCTCTCTTATTTGGGGAGTGTACTCGCTGATTTAACTGGTTTATTCATTGGCGGTGTGGTCGCTAATCTGTTTACCGCTGTTATTGCGTATTGGTGGTTTTCACGCGAGTTGAGGAGAGAACGTGGCTAA
- a CDS encoding SIMPL domain-containing protein, with the protein MSSTKNTLILGISLIISFIVIGIIGSNAVLEHKSMERSVTVKGLSEREYLADTIIWPIQFTAASNDLSEIYETMETSNKKVIAFLREKGIEQDEISSSAPSITDKSAQRYGSSQPAEFRYTATQAITVYSNKVEQVRRVMGDLADLGKEGIVLSSDDYQAQPEYLFTRLNEVKPEMIEEATKKAREVAEKFATDSNSQLGKIKQARQGQFSISARDRHNPHLKNVRVVSTIEYYLSD; encoded by the coding sequence ATGAGCTCAACCAAAAATACTCTGATATTAGGCATCTCGCTAATCATTAGCTTTATAGTTATTGGCATCATCGGCTCAAATGCCGTGCTTGAGCATAAATCGATGGAGCGTAGCGTGACCGTCAAGGGGTTGTCTGAACGCGAGTACCTCGCCGACACAATTATCTGGCCTATTCAATTTACCGCAGCCAGCAACGACTTATCAGAAATTTATGAAACCATGGAGACCTCCAATAAAAAGGTCATCGCCTTCTTACGGGAAAAAGGCATTGAGCAGGACGAAATATCCTCGTCAGCGCCTTCGATTACCGATAAATCGGCCCAACGTTACGGTTCATCTCAACCGGCAGAATTTCGTTATACCGCCACACAGGCCATTACGGTCTACTCCAATAAGGTTGAGCAGGTTCGCCGCGTTATGGGTGACCTTGCTGACTTGGGTAAGGAAGGTATTGTCCTCAGCAGCGACGATTATCAGGCGCAACCGGAATACTTGTTTACCCGGCTGAATGAAGTAAAGCCTGAAATGATAGAAGAGGCCACAAAAAAAGCCCGGGAAGTCGCAGAAAAATTCGCTACAGACTCAAACTCTCAACTGGGAAAAATCAAACAGGCGCGTCAGGGGCAGTTTAGTATCAGTGCTCGCGACCGACACAATCCTCACCTGAAAAATGTGCGGGTTGTATCCACCATAGAATATTACTTGTCCGATTGA
- the uvrB gene encoding excinuclease ABC subunit UvrB has product MAKKFELVSKYKPAGDQPKAIESLLDNLDAGLAHQVLLGVTGSGKTFTMANVIERSQRPTLILAHNKTLAAQLYGEMKEYFPNNAVEYFVSYYDYYQPEAYVPTTDTFIEKDASINDHIEQMRLSATKALMERRDVVLVASVSAIYGLGDPESYMKMMLHLRRGDIIDQRDVLRRLAQLQYKRNDAAFERGTYRVRGDVIDIFPAESEEIAVRLELFDSEVDRISFFEPLTGQVTEKDVARATIYPKTHYVTPREVLVKAIEKIKDELKDRRDILLKQNKLIEEQRINQRTQFDIEMMLELGYCSGIENYSRYLSGRAPGEPPPTLMDYLPDEALLIIDESHVTVSQVGAMYKGDRSRKENLVEYGFRLPSALDNRPLKFDEFEAIAPQTLYVSATPGKYELERSGNEVVEQVVRPTGLIDPQIEVRPVATQVDDLMSEIRLRTEVGERVLATTLTKKMSEDLADYLDEHGIKVRYLHSDIDTVERMEIIRDLRLGKFDVLVGINLLREGLDMPEVSLVAILDADKEGFLRSDRSLIQTIGRAARNVNGRAILYADRITGSMQRAMDETDRRREKQIAYNKEHGITPQGLNKDITDVMDLGQGSAKARQSKAEKALAEVASGYDARTVVVKDAKAVMKEIDAKEKEMYKAAQNLEFEQAGKLRDEVAELREQLKRAV; this is encoded by the coding sequence GTGGCTAAAAAATTTGAACTGGTTTCTAAATACAAGCCGGCGGGTGACCAGCCCAAAGCCATTGAGTCGCTGCTCGATAATCTGGACGCCGGTTTGGCGCATCAGGTGCTTTTGGGCGTAACAGGTTCAGGTAAAACCTTTACCATGGCGAACGTAATTGAACGCTCGCAGCGTCCTACGTTAATACTGGCACACAATAAAACCCTGGCGGCTCAGCTTTATGGTGAGATGAAAGAGTATTTCCCCAATAACGCGGTAGAATATTTTGTCTCTTACTATGACTACTATCAGCCCGAAGCTTACGTGCCGACAACCGATACGTTCATTGAGAAAGACGCCTCAATTAACGACCACATAGAGCAAATGCGTTTGTCAGCTACCAAGGCTCTGATGGAACGCCGTGACGTGGTTCTGGTTGCCTCGGTATCGGCTATTTACGGTCTGGGTGACCCTGAGTCTTACATGAAAATGATGCTGCATTTACGTCGTGGTGACATTATCGATCAACGTGATGTTCTGCGGCGTTTGGCTCAGTTGCAGTATAAGCGAAACGACGCAGCGTTCGAGCGCGGTACTTATCGGGTGCGTGGCGATGTGATTGATATATTTCCGGCCGAGTCAGAAGAAATAGCGGTGCGCCTGGAGCTGTTTGACAGCGAAGTAGATCGCATTAGCTTTTTCGAGCCTTTAACCGGACAGGTTACGGAAAAAGACGTTGCGCGCGCCACAATTTATCCGAAAACGCATTATGTCACGCCGCGAGAAGTGCTGGTCAAAGCCATTGAAAAGATAAAAGATGAGCTGAAAGATCGTCGCGATATTCTGCTTAAGCAAAATAAACTCATAGAAGAGCAGCGGATTAATCAACGGACTCAGTTTGATATTGAAATGATGCTGGAGCTTGGTTATTGCTCGGGCATTGAAAACTACTCACGTTATTTATCCGGTCGTGCACCGGGCGAGCCGCCGCCAACCTTAATGGACTATTTACCTGATGAGGCACTGCTGATTATTGATGAGTCGCACGTTACTGTCTCGCAGGTTGGTGCTATGTATAAAGGTGACCGATCGCGTAAAGAAAACCTGGTGGAATACGGTTTCCGTTTACCGTCAGCGCTGGATAACCGGCCGCTTAAATTTGATGAGTTTGAGGCTATAGCGCCACAAACCCTATATGTGTCAGCGACACCCGGCAAGTATGAATTAGAGCGCAGTGGTAATGAAGTGGTTGAGCAGGTTGTCAGGCCGACAGGGTTGATTGACCCGCAGATAGAAGTGCGTCCGGTTGCCACCCAGGTGGATGATTTAATGTCTGAAATACGCTTGCGGACAGAGGTCGGCGAGCGGGTTTTAGCGACAACGTTGACCAAAAAGATGTCGGAAGATTTAGCCGATTATCTGGATGAACATGGCATAAAAGTGCGTTACTTGCACTCGGACATTGACACCGTTGAACGTATGGAAATTATCCGTGACTTGCGTCTGGGTAAGTTTGATGTGTTGGTGGGTATTAACTTGCTGCGGGAAGGTCTGGATATGCCGGAAGTATCGCTGGTCGCGATATTAGATGCCGATAAAGAAGGCTTCCTGCGTTCCGATCGCTCGTTAATTCAGACGATTGGTCGTGCCGCACGTAATGTTAACGGCCGGGCTATTTTATACGCTGACCGTATTACCGGCTCAATGCAACGCGCGATGGATGAAACTGACCGTCGCCGCGAGAAGCAAATTGCTTACAACAAAGAGCACGGTATTACCCCACAAGGGCTGAATAAAGACATCACTGACGTAATGGACTTGGGACAGGGCTCAGCCAAAGCACGTCAGAGTAAGGCTGAAAAAGCGCTGGCTGAAGTGGCCTCCGGTTACGATGCCCGCACGGTAGTGGTTAAAGACGCGAAAGCCGTTATGAAAGAAATCGATGCCAAAGAGAAAGAGATGTATAAAGCGGCGCAGAACCTTGAGTTTGAACAAGCGGGTAAACTGCGCGATGAAGTTGCTGAACTGCGCGAACAGCTTAAACGAGCGGTTTAA
- a CDS encoding phosphatase PAP2 family protein, with amino-acid sequence MVLISYLQRFDRYCYCLFSGLRAKDLPGQIALLTSRSGDGYGYLVIALMAWLMDESGDDYFAHLLLAFALELPIYWIMKNSFRRQRPSELNLSFAALVVASDKFSFPSGHTAAAVLFSTVTYQYYPNLGLVCFGWAAAIGASRVVVGVHYPSDIVAGASLAIIVSEFVI; translated from the coding sequence ATGGTACTCATCAGTTATTTGCAACGCTTTGATCGCTATTGTTATTGTTTGTTTTCTGGCTTGCGGGCTAAGGATTTGCCCGGACAAATTGCACTGCTGACGTCGCGCAGTGGTGACGGTTACGGTTATTTGGTTATTGCGCTAATGGCCTGGCTTATGGACGAATCCGGCGACGACTATTTTGCCCACCTGTTACTTGCCTTTGCACTTGAGCTACCGATTTACTGGATAATGAAAAACAGTTTTCGGCGCCAGCGCCCCAGTGAGTTAAATTTATCCTTTGCCGCTTTGGTGGTCGCCAGTGATAAATTCAGTTTTCCTTCCGGCCATACCGCAGCGGCGGTGCTGTTTTCTACAGTAACTTATCAGTATTACCCAAATCTCGGCTTAGTCTGCTTTGGCTGGGCTGCTGCCATTGGTGCCTCCCGAGTTGTGGTTGGCGTCCATTACCCCAGCGATATCGTTGCTGGCGCTTCGCTGGCTATTATCGTATCGGAGTTCGTTATATGA
- a CDS encoding DUF502 domain-containing protein: MKRTLQYLFKGLAILLPIVVTFALLQWLLVTIETWLKPIWITLLGKSSYFPGLAFISFLGIALLIGFSSRWNFIDSLWQLPGKLINRLPLLRSLYGTINDIFEMMSGKNFAEESVVLVTLPGSKLRLIGIVTKKSGIKGDRLSELMEGDQVAVFLPMSYNVGGYMVIVPADCIESLTMKPADALQLTISGGLGKNHSGKID; encoded by the coding sequence ATGAAACGAACTTTGCAGTATCTGTTTAAAGGGTTAGCCATTTTACTGCCCATTGTTGTGACCTTTGCGTTACTGCAATGGCTGTTAGTTACCATCGAAACCTGGCTTAAACCAATATGGATAACCTTACTGGGGAAATCTTCATATTTTCCGGGGCTCGCCTTTATCAGCTTTTTAGGTATAGCCCTGCTTATTGGTTTTAGCTCCCGCTGGAATTTCATTGATTCTCTCTGGCAACTTCCCGGAAAGCTCATCAACCGGCTACCACTGCTGCGCAGTCTTTACGGTACCATTAACGATATCTTTGAAATGATGTCAGGCAAAAACTTCGCTGAAGAATCTGTTGTATTAGTCACACTGCCTGGCAGCAAACTGCGGCTTATTGGTATTGTCACCAAGAAAAGCGGTATTAAGGGTGACCGCCTGTCGGAATTGATGGAAGGCGACCAGGTGGCGGTATTTTTGCCCATGAGTTATAACGTCGGCGGCTATATGGTCATTGTGCCGGCGGATTGTATTGAGTCACTGACTATGAAACCTGCCGATGCCCTGCAGCTGACAATAAGTGGTGGTCTGGGCAAAAATCATTCTGGCAAAATAGATTAA
- a CDS encoding YchJ family protein, whose translation MKLSEPCPCGFDKTYQNCCYPYHNGESLASSPEALMRSRYSAFVGRLAGYLEATWHSSYRPAFLDLSDSPNWLKLQVISSSVDQNKGQVHFRAFYRNGDDIAFMEEKSDFIFEDGKWYYLTGQTS comes from the coding sequence ATGAAACTATCTGAACCCTGCCCTTGCGGCTTCGATAAAACCTATCAAAATTGTTGCTATCCATATCATAATGGAGAATCGCTTGCGTCATCACCTGAAGCCTTAATGCGTTCACGGTACAGTGCCTTTGTCGGACGCTTAGCAGGCTACTTAGAAGCGACATGGCATAGCAGCTACCGCCCCGCATTTCTCGATTTAAGCGACTCACCAAACTGGCTTAAACTGCAAGTTATTTCCTCCAGCGTAGATCAGAATAAAGGACAGGTGCATTTCCGCGCATTTTATCGTAACGGGGATGATATTGCTTTTATGGAAGAAAAATCTGATTTTATTTTCGAAGACGGTAAGTGGTATTACTTAACCGGCCAGACAAGTTAA
- the rsxB gene encoding electron transport complex subunit RsxB, producing MSLFGAVIALGILALIFGVILGFAAVKFRVESDPIVDQIDEILPQTQCGQCGYPGCRPYAQAIADGDDINKCPPGGEATIKQLADLMGVEAKPLDDAHGEEDVKKVAVIREDECIGCTKCIQACPVDAILGAAKQMHTVIEHECTGCDLCVEPCPVDCIDMVKVKAKPETWQWDLDTVKENIKANSIPVKVVE from the coding sequence ATGAGTTTATTCGGAGCAGTTATCGCGCTGGGCATATTAGCGCTGATATTCGGAGTGATTCTTGGCTTTGCCGCGGTTAAGTTCCGCGTCGAAAGCGATCCTATTGTCGACCAAATTGATGAAATTCTGCCACAAACGCAATGTGGTCAGTGCGGTTATCCCGGTTGCCGACCTTATGCACAAGCCATTGCCGACGGCGACGACATTAACAAATGCCCACCGGGCGGCGAAGCGACCATAAAGCAGTTAGCCGATTTAATGGGCGTAGAAGCTAAACCGCTGGATGATGCTCATGGTGAGGAAGACGTTAAAAAAGTCGCGGTTATCCGCGAAGACGAATGCATTGGTTGTACCAAGTGTATTCAAGCCTGCCCGGTCGATGCCATTTTAGGTGCAGCGAAACAAATGCACACGGTTATCGAACATGAATGTACCGGCTGCGATCTTTGTGTTGAACCTTGCCCGGTCGACTGTATCGACATGGTGAAAGTAAAAGCAAAACCCGAAACCTGGCAATGGGATTTGGACACAGTGAAAGAAAACATAAAAGCCAACAGTATTCCGGTTAAGGTGGTGGAATGA
- the rsxA gene encoding electron transport complex subunit RsxA yields MTDYLLLLIGTVLVNNFVLVKFLGLCPFMGVSGKLDTAIGMSAATTFVLTLASVCSYLVNQYLLEPLDLMSLQTLSFILVIAVVVQFTEMVVHKTSPTLYRLLGIFLPLITTNCAVLGVALLNVNEQHNFVQSIVYGLGAAIGFSLVLILFSALRERLAAADVPVAFKGSAIAMVTAGLMSLAFMGFSGLVSA; encoded by the coding sequence ATGACCGATTACTTACTGCTACTGATAGGCACCGTGCTGGTTAATAACTTTGTACTGGTGAAGTTCCTGGGCTTATGCCCCTTTATGGGCGTTTCCGGCAAGCTGGACACAGCAATAGGCATGTCAGCAGCAACTACCTTTGTGCTGACCCTGGCCTCAGTCTGTAGCTACCTGGTTAATCAATACCTTCTTGAGCCGCTCGACCTAATGTCGCTGCAAACGCTCAGTTTTATCCTGGTTATTGCTGTGGTCGTACAATTTACAGAAATGGTGGTACACAAAACCAGTCCGACGCTGTATCGATTATTGGGAATTTTCCTGCCACTTATTACCACCAACTGCGCTGTATTGGGTGTGGCTTTGCTTAACGTCAACGAACAACACAACTTTGTGCAGTCCATTGTTTATGGTTTAGGAGCAGCTATTGGTTTCTCGCTGGTACTCATTTTATTCTCAGCTCTGCGTGAGCGCTTAGCGGCCGCCGACGTGCCGGTAGCGTTTAAAGGTTCAGCTATTGCGATGGTAACCGCAGGGCTTATGTCTCTTGCCTTTATGGGCTTTAGCGGATTGGTGAGCGCTTAA
- a CDS encoding pyridoxal phosphate-dependent aminotransferase, which yields MDYQLSDRINAIQPSPTLAVTQKANELRQQGKDVIGLGVGEPDFDTPDFIKEAAIQAIRDGKTKYTAVDGIDELKDAVIKKLERDNNLSYERKEIIVSAGGKHSIFNLLSAWLNPGDEVIIPAPYWVSYPDMTKLVGAKPVIVKAGIDQRFKITPEQLREALTDKTRLMFINSPSNPAGTAYTADELKALAEVLRDYPKVLIATDDMYEHILWSDSAFANFPMVAPDLKDRTVILTGVSKAYAMTGWRIGYAAGPKPIIAAMKKMQSQSTSNPTSISQYAAAAALNGDQSCIDTMVSAFKERHDYLVDALNSIDGVNCVPGDGTFYAFAQVDELMAKAKVSSDVELCEKLLTEANVALVPGSAFGTDGYCRLSFATSMDVLKEAVKRIKDFSESL from the coding sequence GTGGATTATCAACTCTCTGATCGTATCAATGCGATTCAACCATCGCCGACTCTGGCGGTTACTCAAAAAGCCAATGAATTACGCCAACAAGGCAAAGATGTTATTGGTCTGGGCGTCGGCGAGCCAGATTTTGATACACCGGATTTTATTAAAGAAGCAGCTATTCAGGCGATTCGCGATGGTAAAACAAAATACACTGCGGTCGATGGCATCGACGAGCTAAAAGATGCGGTCATTAAAAAGCTGGAACGCGACAATAACCTAAGCTACGAGCGCAAAGAAATTATTGTCTCTGCCGGCGGCAAACACAGCATTTTTAATTTGCTCAGTGCCTGGTTAAACCCGGGTGATGAAGTCATTATTCCCGCGCCTTATTGGGTTTCTTATCCGGATATGACCAAACTGGTTGGTGCAAAGCCCGTTATTGTTAAAGCTGGCATTGATCAACGCTTTAAGATCACACCAGAACAACTGCGCGAAGCCTTGACCGATAAAACCCGGTTAATGTTTATTAATAGTCCGTCTAACCCAGCGGGAACTGCCTACACGGCTGACGAACTGAAAGCTCTGGCTGAAGTATTACGTGACTATCCAAAAGTACTTATCGCCACTGACGATATGTATGAACATATCCTCTGGAGTGACTCCGCCTTTGCTAACTTCCCTATGGTGGCTCCGGATCTTAAAGATCGCACCGTTATTCTGACCGGAGTATCCAAAGCTTATGCAATGACAGGCTGGCGCATCGGTTATGCTGCCGGACCTAAACCTATTATTGCAGCCATGAAAAAAATGCAGTCACAAAGCACTTCAAACCCAACCAGCATCAGTCAGTATGCGGCGGCGGCAGCATTAAATGGTGACCAGAGCTGCATTGATACCATGGTAAGTGCATTTAAAGAGCGTCACGACTACCTGGTAGACGCCTTAAATAGCATCGACGGCGTTAACTGTGTGCCCGGTGACGGCACCTTCTACGCGTTCGCACAGGTTGACGAACTAATGGCTAAAGCTAAGGTCAGCAGTGACGTTGAACTTTGCGAAAAACTGCTCACCGAAGCAAACGTAGCCTTAGTGCCAGGCTCGGCTTTCGGTACCGATGGGTATTGCCGTCTGTCCTTTGCGACCAGCATGGATGTATTAAAAGAAGCGGTTAAGAGAATTAAAGACTTCTCAGAAAGTTTATAA
- a CDS encoding DUF2061 domain-containing protein, which produces MKDAVKTASFGIMHFTIAFGVVWLMTGDVVLGGAIALIEPLVNTVGYYFHEKIWQRGDKRRAAIGRESTIPG; this is translated from the coding sequence ATGAAAGACGCAGTAAAAACAGCATCATTTGGTATCATGCATTTTACCATCGCCTTTGGCGTAGTCTGGTTAATGACAGGCGACGTGGTGCTTGGTGGTGCCATTGCTCTGATTGAACCTTTAGTGAATACAGTAGGTTACTATTTCCATGAAAAAATCTGGCAGCGAGGCGACAAGCGCCGGGCAGCGATTGGTAGAGAGAGCACGATACCTGGATAA